The following proteins are encoded in a genomic region of Lutra lutra chromosome 16, mLutLut1.2, whole genome shotgun sequence:
- the SGCA gene encoding LOW QUALITY PROTEIN: alpha-sarcoglycan (The sequence of the model RefSeq protein was modified relative to this genomic sequence to represent the inferred CDS: inserted 1 base in 1 codon; deleted 1 base in 1 codon), whose translation MFSGHQEGIPGGTVSYEDSVQPGFSACLGGDGEGPTGRNWGQLLWDTSPGSPPSHSPSLPLSSXPAPVSVTHRGRQAGAVMAAALIWILLAVLLAGLGDAEVPQTTLQPLVGRVFVHTLDQEAVLHHPEHIDVPHTTPVTYHAHLQGHPDLPRWLRYTQRSPRQPGFLYGTPTPEDRGRQVIEVTAYNRDSFDTTRQRLVLWIGDPEGPLLPYQAEFLVCSHDVEEVLPSTPASRFLTALGGLWEPGELQLLNITSALDRGGRVPLPIEGRKEGVYIKVGSTSPFSTCLKMVASPDSHARCAQGQPPLLSCYDTLAPHFRVDWCNVSLVDKSVPEPADEVPTPGDGILEHDPFFCPPTEATDRDFLTDALVTLLVPLLVALLLTALLAYVMCCRREGQLKRDLATSDIQMVHHCTIRGNTEELRQMASSREVPRPLSTLPMFNVRTGERLPPQVDSAQVPLILDQH comes from the exons ATGTTCTCGGGCCACCAGGAGGGGATCCCTGGAGGGACAGTGTCCTATGAGGACAGCGTTCAACCGGGATTCAGTGCCTGTttaggtggggatggggagggaccCACTGGCAGAAACTGGGGCCAGCTGCTCTGGGACACCTCCCCTGGcagccctccctcccactctccctccctccctctctcct cccctgctcctgtcTCTGTCACTCACAGGGGCCGA CAGGCTGGGGCAGTCATGGCAGCCGCTCTAATCTGGATTCTTCTTGCAG TTCtcctggcagggctgggggatgCCGAGGTCCCACAGACCACCCTGCAGCCTCTTGTGGGCCGCGTCTTCGTGCACACCCTGGACCAGGAAGCCGTCCTGCATCATCCCGAGCACATCG ATGTCCCCCACACAACCCCTGTCACCTACCACGCCCACCTCCAGGGACACCCAGACCTGCCCCGGTGGCTCCGCTACACCCAGCGCAGCCCCCGCCAGCCTGGCTTCCTCTacggcacccccacccccgaagATCGTGGGCGCCAGGTCATCGAG gTCACAGCCTACAATCGAGACAGCTTTGACACCACACGGCAGAGGCTGGTGCTGTGGATTGGGGATCCAGAAG GCCCCCTGCTGCCATACCAAGCTGAGTTCCTCGTGTGCAGCCACGATGTGGAGGAGGTGCTGCCTTCAACGCCTGCCAGTCGCTTCCTCACAGCCTTGGGAGGGCTCTGGGAGCCAGGAGAGCTCCAGCTACTCAACATTACCTCCGCCTTGGACCGTGGGGGCCGCGTCCCCCTTCCCATAGAGGGTCGCAAGGAAGG GGTTTACATCAAGGTGGGCTCTACCTCACCCTTCTCCACTTGCCTGAAGATGGTGGCATCTCCAGACAGCCATGCTCGCTGTGCCCAGGGTCAGCCTCCACTTCTGTCCTGCTATGACACTTTGGCGCCTCACTTCCGCGTTGACTGGTGCAATGTGTCACTG GTGGATAAGTCAGTGCCAGAGCCCGCCGATGAGGTTCCCACCCCAGGTGATGGGATCCTGGAGCATGACCCGTTCTTCTGCCCACCGACTGAGGCCACGGACCGAGACTTCCTCACCGACGCCCTGGTCACCCTCCTGGTGCCCCTGCTGGTGGCTTTGCTGCTCACTGCGTTGCTGGCTTACGTCATGTGCTGCCGGCGGGAGGGACA GCTGAAGAGAGACCTGGCCACCTCAGA CATCCAGATGGTCCACCACTGCACCATCCGCGGGAACACAGAGGAGCTGCGGCAGATGGCATCCAGTCGGGAGGTGCCCCGGCCACTGTCCACGCTGCCCATGTTCAACGTACGCACCGGCGAGCGGCTGCCTCCGCAAGTGGACagcgcccaggtgcccctcatcctgGACCAGCACTGA
- the LOC125087850 gene encoding spermatid-specific linker histone H1-like protein, which translates to MQKDTSAPPPSAPLVVSNPPQGVGRQASASGAPSKNVTGRRASPKTRRKLSISKVILEVVADKGMHNRVSLATLKKAVTTMGYDMTRNTWRFKRVLKGLVDKGVLKQVTGKGASGSFRMGKKFASKFKLRGQRRRRSGQRRPGQRQLLMGSQRGHKRLHKEGRGVARGRRNE; encoded by the coding sequence ATGCAGAAAGACACTTCGGCGCCACCCCCATCTGCACCCTTGGTGGTCTCAAACCCACCGCAGGGTGTAGGCCGGCAGGCCAGCGCCTCCGGGGCCCCCAGCAAGAACGTGACTGGGCGCCGCGCCAGCCCCAAAACCCGACGGAAGCTCAGCATATCCAAGGTGATCCTGGAGGTGGTGGCGGACAAGGGCATGCACAACCGCGTGAGTCTAGCCACCCTGAAGAAGGCGGTCACCACCATGGGCTACGACATGACCCGGAACACCTGGCGTTTCAAGCGGGTGCTCAAGGGGCTGGTGGACAAGGGCGTCCTCAAGCAGGTGACCGGCAAGGGGGCCTCGGGCTCCTTCCGCATGGGCAAGAAGTTTGCCTCCAAGTTCAAGCTCAGGGGCCAGAGACGGCGCCGGTCTGGGCAGCGCCGGCCTGGGCAGCGCCAGTTGCTAATGGGCTCCCAAAGAGGGCACAAGCGGCTACACAAGGAGGGCCGCGGGGTGGCCAGAGGCCGCCGCAATGAATGA